A region of Planococcus sp. MSAK28401 DNA encodes the following proteins:
- a CDS encoding BglG family transcription antiterminator → MFVTVREKSIIELVTRMSAKHTVNSLATYLDVSARTIQRDLKSVDKLLEQFGLGMKRNAADALFIDGNNEKIYRLMQKLAASSAPEATPEEKKLRLLVILMEEGAFFKKQVLSNQLGISTTTLTSYLDELGNWLRKFSVTLSRQRGVGVEVDGAEAHKRHALAAYFLIHFYEELIESLYYLQRGKTQDEKVLGYFKPDYLAAANKLVGEHISDEQIRLADSDYTGLVVHLALALQRTENGLLLEAQEPVGEPNGEYHVIEAICEDLHAHLGVELTERDIEFLAVVLKGSKIQASNVLYYDSVLLGKLVKNMIRDVSAQLGVDLTKDFSLYQGLLAHMEPLIFRLKQKLESFNPLTDEIKKKYPMLFLAVKQTLETEFDDLEFSADEVAFIVLHFGSALLMNEERVQIDAVVVCPTGIGTSKMLASRIQKELPEIDTVKILSIHDFQTANFEDYDLVISTIRLPVTDVDYLMVSPLLNDQDISHIENYLQHNIQKVTRNKQYLPADDLSEVGRKHRPDLRRLLLDIKQVQTGMEAILEHFGVVKMRGTDYWQVLSDVLDGMESGGLLDAASTLRQLKDRETKGGLGIPGTNMALFHCRDESVGQLMFQVVHLDTPSAVKGMDGRDVQMTNLLLMLTPLELSEREQEIMSLISSSLIESEAAMMIFSSSNEGVIRGKLEELFYEYLQNNLMKE, encoded by the coding sequence ATGTTTGTCACGGTTAGGGAAAAGTCGATTATTGAGCTGGTGACGCGGATGTCGGCGAAGCATACGGTCAATTCCTTGGCGACGTATCTCGACGTCAGCGCGCGGACGATTCAGCGGGATTTGAAATCGGTGGATAAGCTTTTGGAGCAGTTTGGGCTCGGGATGAAGCGCAATGCGGCGGATGCGCTGTTTATTGATGGCAATAACGAGAAAATCTACCGGCTGATGCAGAAACTTGCGGCATCGAGCGCACCGGAAGCGACGCCAGAGGAGAAAAAGCTGCGCTTATTGGTCATCTTAATGGAAGAAGGCGCGTTTTTTAAAAAGCAGGTGCTGTCGAATCAACTCGGGATCAGCACGACGACGCTGACTTCCTATTTGGACGAGCTTGGCAATTGGCTGCGCAAGTTCTCGGTCACCTTGTCCAGGCAGCGCGGTGTCGGCGTGGAAGTGGATGGGGCGGAAGCGCATAAACGCCATGCGCTGGCGGCGTATTTCCTCATTCATTTCTACGAAGAGCTCATTGAAAGCCTGTATTATTTGCAGCGGGGCAAGACCCAGGACGAAAAAGTGCTCGGCTATTTCAAACCGGACTATCTCGCGGCGGCGAATAAATTGGTCGGCGAACACATCAGCGACGAGCAGATTCGTTTGGCGGACAGTGATTATACGGGATTGGTCGTGCATCTCGCGTTGGCGCTGCAGCGCACCGAGAATGGCTTATTGCTGGAGGCGCAAGAGCCGGTGGGTGAGCCGAACGGTGAGTACCACGTCATCGAAGCAATTTGTGAAGATTTGCATGCACATCTTGGCGTGGAGTTGACGGAGCGCGATATCGAGTTTCTCGCAGTGGTATTGAAGGGCTCGAAAATCCAGGCCTCGAACGTGCTGTATTACGATAGTGTGCTGCTTGGGAAGCTCGTCAAAAACATGATTCGCGATGTGTCGGCGCAGCTAGGCGTTGATTTGACGAAGGATTTCTCCTTGTACCAAGGCTTGCTTGCGCATATGGAGCCGCTCATTTTCCGTCTCAAGCAAAAGCTCGAATCGTTCAACCCGTTGACGGACGAGATCAAGAAAAAATACCCGATGCTGTTTCTCGCGGTCAAGCAGACTTTAGAGACGGAGTTTGACGACCTCGAGTTCTCGGCGGATGAAGTGGCATTTATCGTGCTTCATTTCGGATCGGCCTTATTGATGAATGAAGAGCGCGTGCAGATCGACGCAGTCGTTGTGTGCCCGACCGGCATCGGCACGTCGAAAATGCTCGCGAGCCGCATCCAAAAAGAGCTGCCGGAAATCGATACGGTGAAGATTTTGTCGATTCACGATTTCCAGACGGCGAATTTTGAGGACTACGATTTGGTCATTTCGACGATCCGCCTGCCGGTGACCGATGTGGATTATTTGATGGTGAGTCCACTTTTGAACGATCAGGACATCAGCCATATCGAAAATTACTTGCAGCACAATATCCAGAAAGTGACGCGCAACAAGCAGTATTTGCCGGCGGACGATTTGAGTGAAGTCGGCAGGAAACACCGGCCGGATCTCCGGCGCTTGCTGCTCGACATCAAGCAAGTGCAAACTGGCATGGAAGCGATACTCGAGCATTTCGGGGTCGTGAAAATGCGCGGCACCGATTATTGGCAGGTGCTCTCGGATGTATTGGACGGGATGGAGTCCGGCGGTTTGCTGGATGCGGCGAGCACCTTGCGGCAATTAAAAGACCGCGAAACGAAAGGCGGCCTCGGGATTCCGGGGACCAATATGGCGCTGTTTCATTGCCGAGATGAATCGGTAGGTCAGTTGATGTTCCAAGTGGTGCATTTGGATACGCCGAGTGCGGTTAAAGGGATGGACGGCCGCGACGTGCAGATGACGAATTTGTTGTTGATGCTGACGCCGCTGGAATTAAGCGAGCGCGAACAGGAAATCATGAGCTTGATTAGTTCGAGCCTGATTGAAAGCGAAGCCGCGATGATGATTTTTTCGTCGTCGAATGAAGGCGTCATCCGCGGCAAGTTGGAAGAGTTGTTTTACGAATACTTACAAAATAATTTGATGAAGGAATGA
- a CDS encoding PTS mannitol transporter subunit IICBA, with translation MERERSSAKVNVQKFGNFLSSMVMPNIGAFIAWGLITALFIPTGFFPNEEFASLVGPMITYLLPLLIGYTGGKLVHDQRGGVIGAIATMGVIVGAPDTPMFLGAMIMGPLAAWVIKQFDRLIEGKIRSGFEMLVNNFSAGILGGALALLAFLGIGPAVSALTQVLVAGVDWLLETGLLPLTSILIEPGKILFLNNAINHGILTPLGLEQVQQAGRSVLFLLEANPGPGLGVLLAFMFFGKGIAKQSAPGAIIIQFLGGIHEIYFPYVLMKPMLLLSVILGGMSGVFTLVLMGGGLVAPASPGSIFAIAAVTPPEGMAYVANFTAILVAATVSFLISAVVLKRSKDTASDEDVEAATKRMEEMKGKKSSVAGALGASAGAAGTASTAGTFPDDVQKIVFACDAGMGSSAMGASLLSKKVKEAGMHIKVTNSAISSIPADSQIIITQDKLTPRAKDKRPDAYHISVDNFLSSPEYDRLIERMKHGVTEEQSELVDDSEANAATGDEGDAPLLTEDNIFINKRFRNKEEAIRFAGDALVKAGYVEPSYVDEMLKREEITTTYMGNDVAIPHGTEEAKKAVIKSGFTVVQVPDGVDFDGEKAKLIFAIAGKDGTHLEILSGIAVICAEQSNVNELVAAKSSKELLDILNSK, from the coding sequence ATGGAACGTGAACGTTCGAGCGCTAAAGTGAATGTCCAGAAGTTTGGTAACTTCCTCAGTTCGATGGTCATGCCGAATATCGGCGCGTTTATCGCCTGGGGGCTCATTACGGCATTATTTATTCCAACGGGCTTTTTCCCGAACGAGGAATTCGCGTCACTCGTCGGTCCGATGATTACGTATTTGCTTCCGCTATTGATCGGTTATACGGGCGGTAAGCTTGTGCACGACCAGCGAGGCGGCGTGATTGGTGCGATCGCCACGATGGGGGTTATCGTCGGGGCACCGGATACACCGATGTTCCTCGGCGCGATGATCATGGGTCCGCTTGCGGCTTGGGTCATCAAGCAGTTTGACCGTTTGATCGAAGGCAAGATCCGCTCCGGTTTTGAGATGCTCGTCAATAACTTCTCAGCCGGGATCCTCGGCGGCGCACTTGCGCTACTGGCTTTCCTGGGTATCGGGCCGGCCGTTAGCGCATTGACGCAAGTATTGGTCGCGGGCGTTGACTGGTTGCTTGAAACAGGCTTGCTTCCATTAACCAGTATTTTGATCGAACCGGGGAAAATTTTATTCCTCAATAACGCAATCAACCACGGCATCCTGACGCCGCTTGGGCTTGAGCAAGTGCAGCAAGCGGGCCGTTCGGTTCTGTTCTTGCTTGAAGCGAACCCAGGACCTGGTCTTGGCGTCTTGCTCGCGTTCATGTTCTTCGGCAAAGGCATTGCGAAACAATCGGCACCTGGTGCGATTATCATCCAATTCCTCGGCGGGATCCACGAGATTTACTTCCCGTACGTGTTAATGAAACCGATGCTTTTATTGTCCGTCATCCTTGGCGGCATGAGCGGCGTCTTCACGTTGGTCTTGATGGGCGGCGGCTTGGTTGCGCCGGCATCACCAGGCAGTATCTTCGCCATCGCAGCGGTCACACCGCCTGAAGGCATGGCGTATGTCGCAAACTTCACGGCGATTTTGGTTGCAGCGACTGTATCGTTCTTAATTTCAGCGGTCGTGTTGAAGCGCAGCAAAGACACAGCATCTGATGAAGACGTCGAAGCTGCAACGAAACGCATGGAAGAAATGAAAGGCAAGAAGAGCTCGGTTGCCGGCGCACTTGGCGCTAGCGCTGGAGCTGCAGGAACGGCTTCTACAGCTGGCACGTTCCCGGACGATGTCCAAAAAATCGTCTTTGCGTGTGACGCGGGGATGGGGTCGAGCGCAATGGGAGCCTCGCTTTTGAGTAAGAAAGTAAAAGAAGCGGGCATGCACATCAAAGTCACCAATAGCGCGATTTCGTCCATCCCTGCCGATTCGCAAATCATCATCACGCAGGATAAATTGACGCCGCGTGCAAAAGACAAACGCCCGGATGCATACCATATCTCGGTCGATAACTTCTTGTCGAGCCCGGAATACGACCGCTTGATCGAGCGCATGAAACACGGTGTGACAGAAGAGCAGAGTGAATTGGTCGACGACAGCGAAGCGAACGCAGCGACTGGCGATGAAGGCGACGCTCCACTACTCACAGAAGACAATATTTTCATCAATAAACGCTTCCGCAATAAAGAAGAAGCAATCCGCTTCGCAGGTGATGCACTTGTGAAAGCAGGATACGTGGAACCATCGTATGTCGATGAAATGTTGAAGCGCGAAGAAATCACGACGACCTATATGGGTAATGATGTCGCGATCCCGCACGGCACCGAAGAAGCGAAAAAAGCGGTTATCAAATCCGGCTTCACGGTTGTCCAAGTTCCGGACGGGGTAGATTTTGACGGAGAGAAAGCGAAATTGATCTTCGCCATCGCTGGCAAAGACGGCACGCACCTAGAGATCCTGTCAGGCATCGCGGTCATCTGCGCCGAGCAGTCGAACGTCAACGAACTCGTCGCCGCGAAATCTTCTAAAGAACTGCTCGACATCTTGAACAGTAAATAA
- a CDS encoding phosphocarrier protein HPr, which produces MVEKTFTITDPAGMHARPASALVGSLSKFQSDITMEFKDKKVNLKSILGVMSLGVPSGSTVQIAADGADEAEAMETIERVLNEQGISNE; this is translated from the coding sequence ATGGTAGAAAAAACATTCACAATCACAGACCCGGCAGGTATGCACGCACGTCCAGCTTCAGCACTCGTAGGTTCGTTATCCAAATTCCAATCGGACATCACGATGGAATTCAAAGACAAAAAAGTTAACTTGAAATCAATCCTCGGCGTCATGTCACTTGGCGTGCCTTCTGGCTCAACAGTCCAGATCGCCGCTGACGGTGCAGACGAAGCGGAAGCGATGGAAACAATCGAACGCGTACTTAACGAGCAAGGAATCTCGAACGAATGA
- the ptsP gene encoding phosphoenolpyruvate--protein phosphotransferase, whose translation MNRISGIAASNGIAIAKAFRLENPELTVDKKNVADTQAEIQRFGQAVNESIAELEVIKKRTAEEISDKEAAIFGAHLLVLEDPELIGPITDKISNDSVNAEFALHETSTMFVDMFEAMDNEYMKERAADVRDVTKRVLAHLLGVKIQNPSMITDEVVVIAEDLTPSDTVQLNPKYIKGFITDIGGRTSHSAILARTLEIPAVVGAKSAMSSIDNGTIVIIDGLEGEILLNPDEATLAEYKEKQTAFAGQKAEWAKLKNEATLTKDGVEVELGANIGTPKDLTGVLENGGEAIGLYRTEFLYMGRDEFPTEQEQFDAYSAVLKGMENKPTVVRTLDIGGDKELSYLKLPKELNPFLGLRAIRLCLEMPDMFRTQLRALLRASVHGNLKIMFPMIATLDEFREAKALLLEEKAKLESEGVEVSDSIEVGIMVEIPSTAVMADTFAKEVDFFSIGTNDLIQYTMAADRMNESVSYLYQPYNPAILRLVKTVIDASHKEGKWTGMCGEMAGDEIAIPILLGLGLDEFSMSASSILKARSQLSRLSKADMEGHTEHILGLATSQEVEDYVKNL comes from the coding sequence ATGAACCGCATCTCCGGAATCGCAGCCTCTAACGGCATCGCTATCGCCAAGGCCTTCCGCCTGGAAAATCCGGAACTGACAGTCGACAAGAAAAACGTAGCGGATACACAGGCGGAAATCCAGCGCTTCGGTCAAGCAGTTAACGAATCGATCGCTGAACTCGAAGTCATCAAAAAACGCACCGCTGAAGAAATCAGCGACAAGGAAGCGGCCATTTTCGGCGCCCACTTGCTCGTCTTGGAAGACCCGGAATTGATCGGGCCGATCACAGACAAAATCAGCAACGACAGTGTCAATGCAGAGTTCGCGCTTCACGAAACTTCGACGATGTTCGTCGACATGTTCGAAGCGATGGACAATGAATACATGAAAGAACGCGCCGCTGATGTGCGCGATGTCACGAAACGCGTGCTCGCCCATCTTTTAGGCGTGAAGATTCAAAACCCAAGCATGATCACCGATGAAGTTGTCGTCATCGCAGAAGATTTGACGCCTTCGGATACGGTGCAATTAAACCCGAAATACATCAAAGGCTTCATCACCGATATCGGCGGGCGCACGTCACACTCAGCGATCCTTGCCCGCACATTGGAAATCCCGGCAGTCGTCGGCGCAAAATCAGCGATGAGTTCCATTGATAACGGCACGATTGTCATCATTGACGGATTGGAAGGCGAAATCCTTCTCAACCCGGACGAAGCGACACTTGCTGAATACAAAGAAAAACAAACAGCGTTCGCCGGCCAAAAAGCCGAATGGGCCAAGCTGAAAAATGAAGCAACGCTCACGAAAGACGGCGTCGAAGTCGAACTCGGCGCGAACATCGGCACGCCGAAAGATCTCACCGGCGTTCTTGAAAACGGCGGCGAAGCGATCGGATTGTACCGGACAGAATTCCTGTACATGGGCCGTGACGAGTTCCCAACCGAACAAGAACAATTTGATGCTTACTCAGCTGTTCTTAAAGGCATGGAAAACAAACCGACCGTCGTGCGCACGCTCGACATCGGCGGTGACAAGGAATTGTCGTACTTGAAATTGCCGAAAGAACTCAACCCGTTCCTAGGCCTTCGCGCCATCCGTCTATGCCTCGAGATGCCGGACATGTTCCGTACGCAATTGCGCGCATTACTCCGTGCAAGCGTCCACGGGAATCTCAAAATCATGTTCCCGATGATCGCGACACTCGATGAGTTCCGCGAAGCGAAAGCTCTTCTATTGGAAGAAAAAGCGAAACTCGAATCAGAAGGCGTCGAAGTGAGCGATTCAATCGAAGTCGGCATCATGGTAGAAATCCCGTCGACAGCCGTCATGGCAGATACTTTCGCCAAAGAAGTCGACTTCTTCTCCATCGGCACGAACGATTTGATCCAGTACACGATGGCCGCCGACCGCATGAACGAATCCGTGTCGTATCTCTATCAGCCGTATAACCCAGCCATCCTGCGCCTCGTGAAGACCGTCATTGACGCGTCCCACAAAGAAGGCAAATGGACCGGCATGTGCGGCGAAATGGCAGGCGACGAAATCGCCATCCCGATTCTCCTCGGCCTCGGCCTGGACGAATTCTCGATGAGCGCTTCGTCCATCCTAAAAGCCCGCTCCCAGCTAAGCCGCCTATCCAAAGCGGACATGGAAGGGCACACCGAGCATATCCTAGGTCTCGCGACTTCCCAGGAAGTTGAAGACTACGTCAAAAACCTTTAA
- a CDS encoding helix-turn-helix domain-containing protein: protein MIPTIDQEQEKLWASVETLSTINTEQAEAVLKTTVERSLSQLGFTTPAISSLSLKIADPQSVLDLHQIERKIKHQLKNKDRELAYELLIDYLSKLSEMTDKDPSVIHKKLIASLMANSAKNSLRASLVNRPIRHQKTENSFYSPSEAAEKIGLSDQTIRRMCEKGKFAGAYKTNGGHWRIPKANFITTDQQDKRAKAFFDRIDVKNHKAGNVDEFDL, encoded by the coding sequence ATGATTCCTACCATCGATCAAGAACAAGAAAAGCTCTGGGCTAGCGTCGAAACATTGTCTACAATCAATACCGAACAAGCCGAAGCTGTGTTAAAAACGACAGTCGAGCGTTCCTTAAGCCAATTGGGCTTTACAACTCCTGCAATCTCGAGTCTCTCATTAAAAATAGCCGATCCCCAATCGGTATTAGACTTACATCAAATAGAACGGAAAATAAAGCATCAACTAAAGAATAAAGATCGGGAACTAGCTTATGAACTGTTGATTGATTATCTTTCAAAACTAAGTGAGATGACCGACAAAGATCCGTCAGTAATCCACAAAAAGCTGATTGCTTCCCTCATGGCGAACAGCGCTAAGAACTCGCTAAGAGCATCTCTCGTTAATCGCCCAATTAGACATCAGAAAACAGAAAACTCTTTTTACTCTCCTAGTGAAGCAGCTGAGAAAATCGGATTGAGCGACCAAACGATTAGAAGGATGTGCGAGAAAGGTAAATTTGCCGGTGCCTATAAGACAAATGGCGGTCATTGGAGAATTCCAAAGGCAAACTTCATCACAACAGATCAACAAGATAAGCGTGCAAAAGCTTTCTTCGACCGAATCGACGTCAAAAACCATAAAGCAGGGAACGTAGATGAATTTGATCTATGA
- a CDS encoding PIN domain-containing protein, with protein MNLIYDSPIRPKVFIDTTILCGALRTDGINRKILQAARFPHFFQPVFSKVCLFEFVRNAAEGLGKGKNRVAYSSDDIEEFFQVFLNPIFEYYEGLPVNSILGRYSVETILREHLSIGDVLIELSGCDCYTAQTIAEKQEMSEPLSKFDQDDFHVWVTAIQENCNFILTSNHRRFPAEIGEIKRIHPARFYEELLNT; from the coding sequence ATGAATTTGATCTATGATTCGCCTATACGACCAAAAGTTTTCATTGATACCACCATATTGTGCGGAGCATTGCGAACCGATGGAATCAACCGAAAAATTTTACAAGCTGCTAGATTTCCACATTTCTTTCAACCTGTTTTTTCTAAAGTATGCTTGTTCGAATTCGTACGCAATGCGGCTGAAGGGTTAGGTAAAGGAAAAAATCGTGTGGCTTATTCATCAGATGATATCGAAGAATTTTTCCAAGTATTTCTAAACCCCATCTTTGAGTACTATGAGGGTCTGCCGGTCAATAGCATATTAGGGCGATATAGCGTGGAAACGATTCTTCGAGAGCATTTATCTATAGGTGACGTCTTGATAGAATTAAGTGGATGTGACTGTTACACTGCACAGACCATTGCTGAAAAGCAGGAAATGTCAGAACCACTTTCTAAATTTGATCAAGATGATTTTCATGTGTGGGTAACTGCCATACAGGAAAACTGCAACTTCATATTGACTTCTAATCATCGGAGGTTCCCTGCTGAAATAGGAGAAATCAAAAGAATACATCCGGCCCGTTTTTACGAAGAGCTATTGAATACATGA